In the Scyliorhinus torazame isolate Kashiwa2021f chromosome 4, sScyTor2.1, whole genome shotgun sequence genome, one interval contains:
- the kcns3a gene encoding potassium voltage-gated channel subfamily S member 3a, translated as MVYGQIFERTVPDHELININVGGFKQKVDQGTLLRFPHTRLGKLLNCDTEEAILELCDDYNVVDKEYYFDRNPCLFQYILNFYYTGKLHVMEELCAFSFSQEIEYWGINELFIDSCCSNRYQERKVDKDWEQKSDESIDSSFEELSAFDKDLDKFNNMWCGKVRKNVWITFENPGHSLMAKILAILSLSVVLTSIVAMCIHSMHEFQQFDEDGKEIVNPGLEGLEIACIVWFTVEFIARFTVTPCLKKFFKNPLNIIDFVSILPFYFTLGVETMDEDSEELENVGKVVQILRLMRMFRILKLARHSVGLRSLGATLRHSYHEVGLLLLFLTVGISIFSVLVYSVEKDETESGLHSIPMSWWWATISMTTVGYGDTYPVTLLGKLLGSICILCGILVVALPITIIFNKFSKYYRKHKMVDIDRCNAELAEDCSNLPYMNIRDIYAKNMHSLIASISSMVSTNASDHSTIDASSIQELETIQNTTICENCSAK; from the coding sequence ATGGTTTATGGCCAGATATTTGAAAGGACTGTGCCTGATCATGAACTTATCAACATAAACGTGGGAGGATTCAAACAGAAAGTCGACCAGGGTACCCTGCTGCGATTTCCTCACACCAGGTTAGGAAAACTACTGAACTGTGACACTGAGGAAGCTATTTTAGAGCTCTGTGATGATTACAATGTTGTGGACAAGGAATATTACTTTGATCGGAATCCCTGCTTGTTCCAGTACATTTTGAACTTTTACTACACGGGGAAACTGCATGTCATGGAAGAGCTTTGTGCATTTTCTTTCAGCCAAGAGATCGAGTATTGGGGGATTAATGAACTTTTCATTGACTCCTGCTGCAGCAACCGGTACCAAGAGAGGAAGGTGGATAAAGATTGGGAGCAGAAAAGTGATGAAAGTATTGATTCTTCCTTTGAAGAACTGTCAGCCTTCGATAAAGATTTGGATAAATTTAACAATATGTGGTGTGGAAAAGTAAGAAAGAATGTTTGGATCACGTTCGAAAATCCTGGACACtcactcatggccaaaatcttggcaATTTTATCTTTAAGTGTGGTCCTTACATCCATTGTGGCTATGTGCATTCACAGCATGCATGAGTTCCAACAATTTGATGAGGATGGCAAAGAAATAGTTAATCCTGGACTAGAAGGACTAGAGATCGCATGTATAGTTTGGTTCACCGTGGAGTTCATTGCAAGGTTCACAGTAACGCCATGTCTAAAGAAATTCTTCAAAAATCCCTTGAATATAATTGATTTTGTATCAATTCTACCATTCTACTTCACACTGGGTGTGGAGACAATGGATGAGGACAGCGAGGAGTTAGAAAACGTGGGTAAAGTGGTTCAAATCCTTCGTCTAATGAGGATGTTCCGTATCCTGAAGCTGGCCAGGCATTCAGTGGGGCTACGGTCATTGGGAGCCACACTCAGGCACAGCTACCATGAAGTTGGGCTCTTGCTTTTGTTCTTGACAGTTGGGATCTCCATATTCTCTGTCCTTGTTTATTCTGTTGAAAAAGATGAAACTGAGTCAGGGCTTCATAGTATTCCTATGAGCTGGTGGTGGGCAACCATCAGCATGACCACAGTCGGGTATGGGGACACTTATCCTGTCACTTTATTAGGAAAACTCCTAGGAAGCATCTGCATTCTATGTGGGATTTTGGTAGTTGCTCTCCCCATTACTATAATTTTCAATAAATTTTCCAAGTACTATAGGAAGCATAAAATGGTGGACATTGACCGTTGCAATGCCGAACTTGCAGAAGATTGTTCTAATTTACCTTACATGAATATTCGAGACATATATGCCAAAAATATGCACTCTCTCATAGCTAGTATCTCTTCCATGGTTAGCACCAATGCCAGTGACCATAGCACCATAGATGCCTCTAGCATCCAAGAACTAGAAACCATTCAGAACACCACAATATGTGAGAATTGTTCAGCCAAATAG